The genome window CCGAAACCTTGAGCTTCTGGTCCACTTCAGGAACGAAGTAGTACTTGGCGCGTTCCGGGGCGCGGAAAAGATGCAGCGCCTTTTTCAGGATCAACTCGATGACTTCCTTGCGGGTCAGGAAGTGGCGGATGGTAAGCAGTTCCTCACCGGCCTCCACGAACTTTCCTTCCAGCTCGGTGCGAACATTGACCACCTCGCCCTTTTCCGGGGCGGCGATGGGTTTCTTGTTCTTTTCGCGGGTCAGGTTGGCCAGCAGGGTGCCGGGCTTTTCATTGTAACTGCCGCCACGGCCCCGGACCTTGTCGCCGGGGTTGATGTCCGCGAACTCTATGGTGCCGGTATGCGGCGACTTGATGACGATTTCCTTGTACGGGTTGGCTTTTATATCTTCAAGCAATTCCTTGATATTCAGCAATGTTATTCCCCTAGGGTTGTTTATGAGGCAACGCCGGTGCAGCTAGCGATAATAGAGGTTCCTGCCACCCATGGTCAAGAGCGCCTGGTGCAGGTTTTTCCGGACCTCGCGGCGGTCCCAGATGCCCTGGATATGACCGCGCGAAAGTGCCTGATATGCCTTGTGATATTTGGGCGGGACCACCATGCCGGTGGTTTCGGCTATAACGCCCGGACCGGCAAAGCCGATGTTGGAGGAGCGCACCGCGAACTGATACGGCGAGCATCCCAGGAAACTTGCCACCGGGCCTGCGTAGGAATTGGTGTCGTAAACCACCAGGTACAGGCCCCCGGCATCGATGTAACGGCGCACGGCCAGGGTGCAGCGCGGCATCTGGATCACGCCGTTGACGCCCTCCTGGATGCGGATGCCCGCCGTGCCGTGCACATAGGCGATGAACGGATAATGCTTCTGCCGCGCCCGCTCGGCCGCCAAAATGAATTTTTCCCCCTCGGCAGCGCCCACGGTGCCCCCCCGGAACGGCGCGATCAGACTGGCCACCACCACCCGCACGCCCTCGATATCCGTCTCGAAGGTCACGCAGGCGCTCTTGCGGCCGGTCCGTTTCTTGGCCTGGTCCACCTTGAGCTCGAAGGCTTCGTAATTCAACGGGTTGCCGGACTCGATGTCCGCGTTGAACTCGGTGGCCTGCAGATAGTTGAACACGTTGTAGAAATACCACTCGTATTCCATGGGGAAATGATGGCCGCAGCTGGTGCAGACCCCGGCGAACTCGGAAAAGAGATCCGGTGCCCAGAGATCCTGGCAGCCGTGGGTGCGCGCGTTGGGGCAGGAAACGGCCTTGTCCTCCTGGGAACGAGGACTCAGCCAGACCCAGGAATCCTCGATGATGCAGGCCCCCTCCTCGGGGCAGGACAGCCGCGTCAATTCCTCGCGGGTCTTTTCCTCCACCCTGGCGGAGGACTTCTTGACCACGTTCAGGCGCTCCAGGGTGCCCTTGACCGGGCGGACCACCTTTTCGCGCACCAGATGCGCCTCGGCCCGCATCTCCTCCATGAAATCTTCCACATGCCGCTTGGGCCGCCTGAGCCCGTCGCTGAACAGGGAATGCACGGCCCACCCAAGGGGCTCCAGCCCGCTGCGGAACCGCTCCACCAGGGAGCGGCCGTCGTGGTAGGCGTGATGGGACATGGAACGGAAACGCTCAAACCGTTTTTCCAGCAACCGGCCCCGGGCGCGGTTGCTCAGGCTCCAGCGCACATAGATGCTCTCCGGGTCCAGCGCCCCGGCCTTGCGCCTGCGGCTCTTGAGGGCCATGGCCCGGAAGAGCTTCATGGACTTGACGCTGGAGACCACCTCGTTGGTGGCCTGAATGACCTCGCGCCGCAGGTCCTTGTAAAATTCGTAATGCTCGGGCCGTGCACCCAAGGCGGGCTCGTGAATGACGCGATCGATATAGCCGTTCCGGAGGTTGTCCTCGGCAGTGATGCCGAGCTGGGCCGCGCATTTTTCCACCAGTTCGGAGCTGGCGCGGTTCCCCCCGCGCAGTCGTCCCTCGATGGCGGCGGCCCCTTCGGGCGAGATGACCGAATAATAACCGTGGGAGAACATCAGCCTGCGGTCGGCCAGCCCCACGGCCTCGGCCCCGCCGGAACCGCCCTCGGAAAAAACGGCGATGACCGGCACGCGCAGCGCGGCCATCTCGTAGAGGTTGCGCGCGATCTGCTGGGCCGCTCCGGGGTAGTCCTCGATGGGATAGGAACCCGGCGTGGAAACATAGGTATGGATGGGAATGTTCTCGGTTTCGGCGACCTTCATGTAGTGCAGTGCCTTGGCATTTCCCCAGGGCTTGACCGAACCGCCGTTGCGGAATTCCTCGCCATGCCCCTTTTCCTGGCCGATGACCATGACCGGCTGGTTGATGACCTTGTTGCCCACGCGCCGGGTGATGTTGGCCCGGGCAATAAGCATGCTGGGGTCGATGTTGAACTCTCCCCGACCGCCGATCTCGGTGTAGTTGTCGTAGACGTTTTCCAGAATGTCCTTGAGACAGATGCGCTGCGGATGACGGACGATGCGGACCCTGTCCATGGGCGTGAGTTCCGCCTCCAGCTTGCGCTCCACAAAGGAGAACAGGTCCTCTATCTGCTGGAACTCCCGGCTGCGCGCCTTGATGTCCATGCCGGGCAGCCGGTCGAGAAATTCATCGAACTTGGCGGCCAGCAGCTCCAGCGTATCCACCCGCTTGGCGCCGAAGATATCCCCGATGTATGTCAGGCGGTCCCTGAGGGCCTGTATTCTCTTGTCGCTGTCCATGGCCTAGAATTCCAAAATGTTTGCGGTGCGTTCCCGGAGAAAGGCGATATTGGTGTGAAACTCGGCGACGCTGCCGTTGCACTCGCCCTCCAGCACCAGGGAATCGAGGAACCGCAGGCCGCGCTCCCGGGCCTGCTCCAGGCTCTCGCCCCAGACAATGGCCAAGGCCAGGTTGGGGTCGTATTCCATGGGAATCTCGTAAGCGCGGTCCCGGGGAACCTGGGTGGAAAGCTCCAGCCAGGGCTCCGCCTTCCAGCCAATTCCGGAGATCTTTCCGGCGCAGGGGGAAAAGCCCGCGGCCGGATTTTCGGCGATGATACGGTACTCGATGCCCACGCCGTCAAAGGAAATATCGTTCTGGCCGTAATTGAGCTCGCCGCCCAGGCCGAGCCGGATCTGTTCCTTGATAATGTTCACGCCGTTTTCGCCACGGACCCGGGAAATGACGGCGGAAACGCCGTTTTCCACCTGGATGCGGGTATTGACCTCCATGAGGAAGGGTTCGCCCTTGGGCGTCACGATCCACTCCCAGGTGCCCACGTTGTCGTAGCCCACCTCCCCGGCCATGGCCAGGGAATGGCGAGTGATGTCGTCCAGCACCCGGGTGGCGTCAAAGGCATAGGGGATGTCGCCGGGCGCAAAACCCGGGGCCACCTCGAGGCGCTTCTGCTTGCCCGTGCTCTGTACCGAGCAGTTGCGGGTGCCGAAATGCACGTGTCTCTTGCCGCCCCGCTGGGAAACGACCTGCACTTCCAGATGGTTGAAGTCGAAGATGCGCTGCTCGATAAGCACACCCTCGTCATTGAAATTCCGTTTGGCGTAGTTGCGGATGCGCCGGAACACGGAGCGGAACTGCTCCAGATCCTGCACCTCCTCGATGCCCATGCCGCCGCCCCCGGCCGAGGCCTTGACCAGGACCATGCCGTCCCGGATGCCCTGGGCGGCCTGGAAGTCGAACAAGTTGCGGGCGATGGTCTCGGCCTCCATCTCGTTGTAAACCGGGCGGTCCGAACCGGGGATGGTGGGAACGCCGAGACTGCGGGCGATGCGCTTGGTGTTGATCTTGTCGCCCAGCTCGCGGATGACCCACCAGGACGGGCCGATGAAGACCATGGGGCGGTCCCGGGAAGTGGTGCGCCGGGCAAAACGGAAATCCTCGGCGAAAAATCCGTAGCCGGGGTGCACGGCCGTGGCCTGGGACTGATCCGCCACCGCGAATATCTCGTTGGCGTCCAGGTAGTTGCTGATGTTGTAGACGCAGGAATCGCCGCCCATTTCGCGGGCGAGATCCACATGGCCCGAATCCCTGTCCGCGTCCGTGCGCAGGCAGACGAATTCATGGCCGAGCTCCGCACACGCCTTCATGATGCGCATGGCGATCTCGCCGCGGTTGGCAATGAGAATCCTGTGTTTTTCGCTCACATCAAAGCCTAATCGTCCTGCTCGGCGCGCTTCGCCTTCTTGAGAGCGATAAGCCGTTTCTGCACTTCCAGGACCAGCTTGTCCAACTTGATCTGCTGCCTGCGATCAATGTTCTGGAAATTCATGCCCACGATGCCGTTTCCCACCACGCGCATGACCTTGACCTGCACCTTGCCCAGAAAGACCTTTTCCTTGAGCATGAGCGTGGCCAGAAGGTCCACGCCTTCCTTGAAGACACCGGCGTCATCGGTGATGGCAAACCCGGTGGCGCTCAGGTCCTTGACCGAAAACTCGCCGGAAAAACCTTCGAAGCGGGCGTTGAAGCCGGGCACCTTGGTCCGGAAGGCCTGCCGCTGGCGGTCGTCCTCGTTGGGTATGTTTATCTCTAAATTCATAGGCGTCCCCCAATACATGAGCTGTAATGGTTAAAACACCCCAAGGCCCCCACTCCCTGGGCAACGGTTCCTATTGCCCGGTGACTCGCTTCTCAAGGACGAATTCGACCCGGCGGTTCTTTGCGCGTGATTCCGGCGAGGTGTTCGGATAGATGGGGTTCATATCTGCCAGCCCGGTCGCGGTCAACCGGGTTGACTTGATTCCCATCCTGAGAAGCTGGCGCAACACGTTGACCGCACGCATGGCCGAGATTTCCCAGTTGTCCTTGAACCTGCCCTTGCCGGAAGGCTGTGTGTTGTCGGTATAGCCGAGCACCTTGATCTGCTGATCCGGGTGCTGAATGAAAAAGTTGCGCAGCACGAGAATGACCTGTTTGCCCCTGTCGGTCAATTCCACCTGACCAGGCAGGAACAGGACATCGCCGGGCACCCTCAGGGTGATGACGCCGTCCTCGAAGTTGGCGCTCACCACGCCTTCCACGCCCTTCTTGGTCTGCAGGGTCTTGACCTCGGCAAAGACCTTGCGCTGCGATTCCACGATCTGGCGGCGCATGAGGGCCTGGTCGATGAGCACCCCCGCTTCCTCGCGACTGATACGGCTGGTGGAAATTTCCCGGAGCTTGCCGCTGATGGCCTGGGTCACCGAGGAAAAGGTCTTGGAAAACTTCTCGGTATCAATGGTGGACATGGAATAGAGAAGCACGAAAAAGACCAGCAGCAGCATGGAGAGGTCCGCAAAGGTGGTCAGCCACTCCTGCCCATCTTCCTCCTCCTCTCGCGGAGGCCGGATCAACAAATCGTCGGACATGTGCTAGTCTCCTCGTTCGGAAGGTGACAGGAAGGAGGACAGCTTTTCATACACCAGACGCGGGTTGTTGTTTTCCAGAATGGATTTCGCGCCTTCGAAGATGATCTCCAGGTTGAGCTGTTCCTGCAGGGTCCGGGCACGCAGCTTGGCCGCGATGGGAATGAAGATGAGCGTGGACATGGCCGAACCGTAGAAGGTGGTCAGCAGGGCCACTGCCATGGCCGGGCCGATGGCCTTGGGGTCGTTGAGCCTGGAAAGCATCTGCACCAGACCGATGAGCGTCCCCATCATCCCGAAGGCCGGGGCCAAGGCCGCCAACCGCTTGAACACGTCCTGCCCCACCTGATGGCGGCGGCGCAGACCGTTGATCTCGATGGCCAGGGTGGCGTGGATGAGCTGGGAATCCGCGTTGTCCGCAATGAGCTGGCAGGATTTCTTGAGCACCATGTTTTCGGTCTGCACGTTTTCCAGGGCCAGCAGACCTTCGCGGCGGCTGATCTCCGCAACCTTGACCATGATGTTGACCACGTCGCGGGCCTTGGTCTTTCTTTGCTGGAACATCTTGAAAGCAGCGACAAAGGCCTGTATGACCTCTTCAAACGGAAATGCGACCATGATTGCGGCAAGGGTGCCGCCTATGACGATCATCATACCGGGGATATTGACGAAAATATCGATAGCGCCACCCAGGATGATGGCGCCGACCACCAGAGAGAGACCTACAACCAAACCGAGTAGAGTCGCAATATCCATAAATTACCACACCTTAAGCTAATAACAACCCGTTAATTCCGGCCACGGCAACAGCCGTGATCAAAGGAGTCGATTATGAACTATTATGAATCTGTTAAACACACTGCTTCGTATATACAGGAAAAGTTGAACAAAATACAAGCGGGAACCGTAGCCATGGTTACCGGAAGCGGCCTGGGGGGGCTGGCGGACGACATTCAGGATCGCGTCGAGCTTCCCTATGACGACGTTCCAGGGCTGCCGGTCTCTTCCGTAAAGGGGCATGCCGGCAAGTTCATCCAGGGCACCCTGCAGGGCACTCCGGTCATCGCCATGGCCGGCCGCGTCCACCTCTACGAAGGATTCAGCGCCCGCGAGATCACCACGGCCATCCGCGCCCTGTACGAATGCGGAGTGCGCACCCTGCTGCTGACCAACGCGGCCGGGGCGGTCAACCCGGCCTTCAACGTGGGAACGCCCATGCTCATCAGCGACCACATCAACTTCATGGTCGGCCACAGCCCACTGCGCGGCGAAAATTTCGAGGAATGGGGCGAACGCTTCCCGGACATGAGCTGCGTCTATGACCGTGGCCTGCGCGAACTGGCCATGCAGTGCGCTCTGAAGCTGAGCATCCGCATGGAGGTGGGCACCTATCTGGCGGTCATGGGCCCGACCCTGGAAACCCCGGCGGAAACCCGCATGTACCGCGCCATGGGAGCCGACGCCGTGGGCATGTCCACCGTGCCCGAAGCCATTGTCGCGCACCACATGGGCATGCGCGTGCTGGGGATCTCCTGCCTGACCAACAAGAACCTGCCCGACTGCATCCAGGAGGTCACCCACGAGGAAGTCCTGGAGCAGGCGGACAAGGCCTCGGCCGACATGATCCCCCTCGTGCTGGAAATCCTAAAGAATATTGGCTAGTCAGCCGATGATGCTGTGGGGTGGATGCGAAATCCGCCCCATGGTATCCTGCTGACGAATGAACACATGACATGGGATGAAAGCATGAAACGATACGCCCTCCTCCTGACCGCCGTCCTTCTGGCCGCCTTTGTGCTGGCCGGCTGCTCCACCATCAAGGAAAGCGCCAAGGATACGTATGAATTCATGTTCGACCGGGAACCCAAATCCGGCCCCGTGTACACCGAGGACGACACGCCCATCATCGAGCTCAACAGCGATGCCGCGGACGATCTTTACCGGAACGTAAACCAGGGCGACGAACTTCCCAAGGGCTCCCCCGTGTACGTGCGCAACTTCACCAACGAGGACAACCCGGACGATACGGCCCGCTTCGGCAGAGTCGTCGCCAACCAGGTGGCCACCCGCCTGGCGCAGCGCGATCTGCTGATCACGGACGGCGCGCCCAGGCCTCTGCAGCCGCTCCCAGAACCCGAGCCCATACCCGAGGACAACGCCACCGACGGTTCCTGGTTCTCACAGAAAAAGGAACTCCCTCCCCGCCCGTCCATGCTCACCGGCACCTACTACATCGGCGACACGATCATCTATATGAACGCCAAGCTCATCCGTCTGGAAGACAGCGTGGTCATTTCCAGCGCCAGTTGGACCCTGCCCATCAACGACAACGTGCGGGAACTCCTCCCCCAGCTCAAGCAGCCGGGCGGCCTGCAACCCGCTGTACGTAACCATTTCTAACCGCATTTGCTCCCGCCGCGAACTTTTTTTCATCTTTCAATTGATTTTGATTTTCAATATCGATATTGTTCCCGAAACGACGGAGGGAAATCCATGTCACCTGCAAGAGAACTCGGCATACTCAATCGGGAAGGAATGAAGGCCCTGGCCGACGGCAACACGGCCAACGCAATATTTCTGCTTTCGCAGGCCCTGGACAAGGCGCACTGCTTCAAGACCAGCCTCAACGAGGCCAAGATACACAACAGCCTCGGCCTGGCGACCTTCATGGCCGGCCAGCAGAACAAGGCCCAGTCGCACTTCGAACGCGCACTTCACTGCGTCCGCGAGGAGCTGGGCGAGGACAACCAGCTTTACAAGCGCATCGCCTCGAACATGGACAAGGCAAACAGAGGAGACATTGCAGCATGACCACCACCCCATCCCTTTCCTCCAAATGGAGCAGGCAGTTCACCAAGCGGGCCTTCTCGGCCTTCAGCAGCGCAAAACCGGCATCCGCCCAGGTCAGGGACAAGCACAGGCCGACACAACAGGCGCAAGCATAAAAAAAGGGACCGTCAGATGACGGTCCCTTTGCTTTGGTCGG of Salidesulfovibrio onnuriiensis contains these proteins:
- a CDS encoding purine-nucleoside phosphorylase; this translates as MNYYESVKHTASYIQEKLNKIQAGTVAMVTGSGLGGLADDIQDRVELPYDDVPGLPVSSVKGHAGKFIQGTLQGTPVIAMAGRVHLYEGFSAREITTAIRALYECGVRTLLLTNAAGAVNPAFNVGTPMLISDHINFMVGHSPLRGENFEEWGERFPDMSCVYDRGLRELAMQCALKLSIRMEVGTYLAVMGPTLETPAETRMYRAMGADAVGMSTVPEAIVAHHMGMRVLGISCLTNKNLPDCIQEVTHEEVLEQADKASADMIPLVLEILKNIG
- a CDS encoding PilZ domain-containing protein; translation: MNLEINIPNEDDRQRQAFRTKVPGFNARFEGFSGEFSVKDLSATGFAITDDAGVFKEGVDLLATLMLKEKVFLGKVQVKVMRVVGNGIVGMNFQNIDRRQQIKLDKLVLEVQKRLIALKKAKRAEQDD
- a CDS encoding carboxyl transferase domain-containing protein — translated: MDSDKRIQALRDRLTYIGDIFGAKRVDTLELLAAKFDEFLDRLPGMDIKARSREFQQIEDLFSFVERKLEAELTPMDRVRIVRHPQRICLKDILENVYDNYTEIGGRGEFNIDPSMLIARANITRRVGNKVINQPVMVIGQEKGHGEEFRNGGSVKPWGNAKALHYMKVAETENIPIHTYVSTPGSYPIEDYPGAAQQIARNLYEMAALRVPVIAVFSEGGSGGAEAVGLADRRLMFSHGYYSVISPEGAAAIEGRLRGGNRASSELVEKCAAQLGITAEDNLRNGYIDRVIHEPALGARPEHYEFYKDLRREVIQATNEVVSSVKSMKLFRAMALKSRRRKAGALDPESIYVRWSLSNRARGRLLEKRFERFRSMSHHAYHDGRSLVERFRSGLEPLGWAVHSLFSDGLRRPKRHVEDFMEEMRAEAHLVREKVVRPVKGTLERLNVVKKSSARVEEKTREELTRLSCPEEGACIIEDSWVWLSPRSQEDKAVSCPNARTHGCQDLWAPDLFSEFAGVCTSCGHHFPMEYEWYFYNVFNYLQATEFNADIESGNPLNYEAFELKVDQAKKRTGRKSACVTFETDIEGVRVVVASLIAPFRGGTVGAAEGEKFILAAERARQKHYPFIAYVHGTAGIRIQEGVNGVIQMPRCTLAVRRYIDAGGLYLVVYDTNSYAGPVASFLGCSPYQFAVRSSNIGFAGPGVIAETTGMVVPPKYHKAYQALSRGHIQGIWDRREVRKNLHQALLTMGGRNLYYR
- a CDS encoding flagellar motor protein MotB; the protein is MSDDLLIRPPREEEEDGQEWLTTFADLSMLLLVFFVLLYSMSTIDTEKFSKTFSSVTQAISGKLREISTSRISREEAGVLIDQALMRRQIVESQRKVFAEVKTLQTKKGVEGVVSANFEDGVITLRVPGDVLFLPGQVELTDRGKQVILVLRNFFIQHPDQQIKVLGYTDNTQPSGKGRFKDNWEISAMRAVNVLRQLLRMGIKSTRLTATGLADMNPIYPNTSPESRAKNRRVEFVLEKRVTGQ
- a CDS encoding motility protein A, translating into MDIATLLGLVVGLSLVVGAIILGGAIDIFVNIPGMMIVIGGTLAAIMVAFPFEEVIQAFVAAFKMFQQRKTKARDVVNIMVKVAEISRREGLLALENVQTENMVLKKSCQLIADNADSQLIHATLAIEINGLRRRHQVGQDVFKRLAALAPAFGMMGTLIGLVQMLSRLNDPKAIGPAMAVALLTTFYGSAMSTLIFIPIAAKLRARTLQEQLNLEIIFEGAKSILENNNPRLVYEKLSSFLSPSERGD
- a CDS encoding FlgO family outer membrane protein, with product MKRYALLLTAVLLAAFVLAGCSTIKESAKDTYEFMFDREPKSGPVYTEDDTPIIELNSDAADDLYRNVNQGDELPKGSPVYVRNFTNEDNPDDTARFGRVVANQVATRLAQRDLLITDGAPRPLQPLPEPEPIPEDNATDGSWFSQKKELPPRPSMLTGTYYIGDTIIYMNAKLIRLEDSVVISSASWTLPINDNVRELLPQLKQPGGLQPAVRNHF
- a CDS encoding biotin attachment protein, yielding MLNIKELLEDIKANPYKEIVIKSPHTGTIEFADINPGDKVRGRGGSYNEKPGTLLANLTREKNKKPIAAPEKGEVVNVRTELEGKFVEAGEELLTIRHFLTRKEVIELILKKALHLFRAPERAKYYFVPEVDQKLKVSGKRSVKVHDGMEMLIVSRMKRETPLAYTGPEGIIYSVYFTRGDNVDAGEPLLGICPEDQLTVIQDVVARVQSEWDEE
- a CDS encoding biotin carboxylase N-terminal domain-containing protein, whose amino-acid sequence is MSEKHRILIANRGEIAMRIMKACAELGHEFVCLRTDADRDSGHVDLAREMGGDSCVYNISNYLDANEIFAVADQSQATAVHPGYGFFAEDFRFARRTTSRDRPMVFIGPSWWVIRELGDKINTKRIARSLGVPTIPGSDRPVYNEMEAETIARNLFDFQAAQGIRDGMVLVKASAGGGGMGIEEVQDLEQFRSVFRRIRNYAKRNFNDEGVLIEQRIFDFNHLEVQVVSQRGGKRHVHFGTRNCSVQSTGKQKRLEVAPGFAPGDIPYAFDATRVLDDITRHSLAMAGEVGYDNVGTWEWIVTPKGEPFLMEVNTRIQVENGVSAVISRVRGENGVNIIKEQIRLGLGGELNYGQNDISFDGVGIEYRIIAENPAAGFSPCAGKISGIGWKAEPWLELSTQVPRDRAYEIPMEYDPNLALAIVWGESLEQARERGLRFLDSLVLEGECNGSVAEFHTNIAFLRERTANILEF
- a CDS encoding tetratricopeptide repeat protein: MSPARELGILNREGMKALADGNTANAIFLLSQALDKAHCFKTSLNEAKIHNSLGLATFMAGQQNKAQSHFERALHCVREELGEDNQLYKRIASNMDKANRGDIAA